CCGCCAGAATAATCGCTATTGCCATGATTGAGATCTCGTCGACCAATCCGACAGCGGTAATTACAGAATCCAAGGAAAAGACAATATCCAATAGTGCAATTTGTAGTAGCACCATCCAAAATCCCGCACTACCGAGAGAGGATGCACTCTCCTCCTCGCCCTCGAGACTATTATGAATTTCATGGGTAGCTTTAGCGATTAGGAACAGCCCTCCGCCAACCAAAATAATATCGCGACCTGAAATTTCCATGCCATAGATGCTAAATAGTGGCTCGACCAAGCCCATAATCCATACAATAGAGAAAAGCAGAGCCAACCGGGTCACCATTGCCAGGGTAAGACCAATAAAGCGCGCGGGCTCTCTCTGTTTTGGAGGCAACCGTCCAACCAAAATGGAGATAAAGATAATATTATCGATGCCCAGCACTATCTCCAGCGCCGCCAACGTGGCCAATGCTATCCAGGCCTCAGGGCTGGCTATCCATTCAAACATACGGTCTAATCCTTATATAATTTATTATTTAATAAGCCTTTAATGGACAAATACTTTATTTTTCTATTCTGGCTTTATCACTTCAAAATCTAGGTATCTTCCTCCAGCCAAGCTTTCGCCTCAGTTTCTGATTCAAATGTTCGATATTCACCACCAATAAACCAGCCACCTACTTTTCCGGCGACTTTTAGCCAGCGTTTATCTGAAAGTACGGCAACCCGGTTAAACTCCCGGCCGTATTCAATACCCAATTTAAAATCATCCCAAGCCGCCCGAGGCTCCCACCCCTCCAATTCTCGAGCATCCATAAATACGTTTATCTTTGGGTGCTCAACTTTTTCTATTGCTGCGGTCAACATTGGCACCATGGTTTCGTAATCATCATGGGTCAACTTACCACGGGCCTTCACAGTAAGGAAAATATAATCGGATTTCTGTTCCAAACCGATAGACACACCATGGGACGTAACAGTCATAAGACACCTGTAAATCTTTTACGAATTATCACTACATAATCCATACTTTAGTCATCGAAAAAGCCATAAATCTATGAGTTAAGATAACAAGAACATATTAATTGAAAAGCGATAGATTTAAGTATTTGAATGGCTACTCTCTTACAAGCTGATAGTATCAGAACCGCCGCCATCAAACTGCACCAGACAGAACTCATTTCCAAAGGGGTCAGTTAATGAAGCCTTAACTCCCCATTCTTTTTGCTGAATTCCACCCTGTATCTGTCCACCAGCATCGACCACCTGCTCTATTGCCAGAAGCAAATCCTCTACAACAATATCCATATTTACTGGCGTCCAGTGCCGATCATAGCTACCTATATTTTTTTTACTGTTTATCGGCCAGATCCCCGAATCCCTTTGCTGTAGAAATATAGGCACAGTGCCACCGAGCATCTCAATCATATCCGTTCCCAGGCGGCGACCTTCGTAGAGGCCAAATGCATCTCGATAAAAATTGATCGCCCGGTTTAAGTCATCGACATCAATGTTGAGAAGTACTTGCATTGTGATATGCGACCCACAAAACTCCGCTTTAGTCAGCTCCTGCTGACTTGGGTTCTCCACATTGCCAGCAGTAATCAAAAGCTGCACCGTTATCTTCCCCACATGCCTGGCAGAACCAGCTATTCGAATCCACCTCAGCCTCA
This DNA window, taken from Microbulbifer sp. MKSA007, encodes the following:
- a CDS encoding VOC family protein, whose amino-acid sequence is MQLLITAGNVENPSQQELTKAEFCGSHITMQVLLNIDVDDLNRAINFYRDAFGLYEGRRLGTDMIEMLGGTVPIFLQQRDSGIWPINSKKNIGSYDRHWTPVNMDIVVEDLLLAIEQVVDAGGQIQGGIQQKEWGVKASLTDPFGNEFCLVQFDGGGSDTISL
- a CDS encoding STAS/SEC14 domain-containing protein — its product is MTVTSHGVSIGLEQKSDYIFLTVKARGKLTHDDYETMVPMLTAAIEKVEHPKINVFMDARELEGWEPRAAWDDFKLGIEYGREFNRVAVLSDKRWLKVAGKVGGWFIGGEYRTFESETEAKAWLEEDT
- a CDS encoding TerC family protein → MFEWIASPEAWIALATLAALEIVLGIDNIIFISILVGRLPPKQREPARFIGLTLAMVTRLALLFSIVWIMGLVEPLFSIYGMEISGRDIILVGGGLFLIAKATHEIHNSLEGEEESASSLGSAGFWMVLLQIALLDIVFSLDSVITAVGLVDEISIMAIAIILAVIVMLVAAKPIGDFVDRHPTVKMLALSFLIMVGLTLVVEGFDVHVPKGYIYFAMAFSMAVEFLNLRMRSKKVRKTPPVRLHHALREDS